One window of the Helicobacter sp. 11S03491-1 genome contains the following:
- the leuC gene encoding 3-isopropylmalate dehydratase large subunit — protein sequence MGQTITEKIFSAHCNQAVYADEIIQTNIDMVIGNDITTPLSIKAFRAAGAKSMAKPDNFCIVMDHFIPAKDIASANQARISRDFAKEFGLKNYFDERDMGIEHALLPEKGLVVSGDVIIGADSHTCTHGALGAFSTGMGSTDLAYAMITGKNWFKIPHSIKVEFIGKPADGVYGKDLILEVIRQIGVDGALYQALEFCGEGIAYMSMDDRFSLCNMAIEAGAKNGIIAADEITKEFLKGTREANGNLRTEPKYYYSDEDAQYSRVLKIDVSKLEPIVAYPFLPSNGKSITEALKDELKIDQAFIGSCTNGRLSDLKIASEILKGKKIHPDVRLIVTPGTQKIYKQAQELGYIDILLEAGALVSNPTCGACLGGYMGILGDNERCISTTNRNFVGRMGARSSEVYLANSAVVAISAIEGKISDPRK from the coding sequence ATGGGACAAACAATTACAGAAAAAATTTTTTCAGCTCATTGCAATCAAGCAGTCTATGCAGATGAAATTATCCAGACCAATATTGATATGGTCATTGGAAATGATATTACTACGCCTCTTTCAATCAAAGCATTTCGCGCTGCAGGAGCAAAATCTATGGCAAAGCCTGATAATTTTTGTATCGTGATGGATCATTTTATCCCTGCTAAAGACATCGCTTCAGCAAATCAGGCAAGAATTAGTCGTGATTTTGCCAAAGAATTTGGCTTAAAAAATTATTTTGATGAAAGAGATATGGGAATTGAACATGCTCTTTTGCCCGAAAAAGGTTTGGTTGTGAGTGGAGATGTGATTATAGGAGCAGATTCTCATACTTGCACACATGGAGCATTAGGGGCATTCTCTACAGGAATGGGAAGCACTGATTTGGCTTATGCCATGATTACAGGAAAAAATTGGTTTAAAATCCCTCATTCTATTAAAGTTGAATTTATAGGTAAGCCTGCTGATGGTGTTTATGGTAAGGATTTGATTTTGGAAGTTATCCGGCAAATTGGCGTAGATGGTGCATTGTATCAAGCGCTTGAATTTTGTGGAGAAGGAATTGCGTATATGAGTATGGATGATCGGTTTTCATTATGCAATATGGCTATTGAAGCAGGAGCTAAAAATGGCATTATTGCTGCAGATGAAATCACAAAAGAATTTTTGAAAGGAACAAGAGAAGCCAATGGCAATCTACGCACAGAACCAAAGTATTATTATTCTGATGAGGATGCCCAATATTCAAGAGTGCTAAAAATTGATGTGAGTAAGCTTGAACCTATCGTGGCTTATCCTTTCTTGCCCAGTAATGGCAAAAGCATTACTGAAGCATTAAAAGATGAACTCAAAATTGATCAAGCCTTTATAGGATCTTGCACAAATGGACGTTTGAGTGATTTGAAAATCGCCAGCGAAATTCTGAAAGGAAAGAAAATCCATCCGGATGTGCGCTTGATTGTTACACCGGGGACACAAAAAATTTATAAACAAGCTCAAGAATTGGGTTATATTGATATTTTGCTTGAAGCGGGGGCATTGGTTTCTAATCCTACTTGTGGAGCTTGTTTGGGTGGATATATGGGGATTTTGGGAGATAATGAACGTTGTATTTCTACAACAAATAGAAATTTTGTAGGTAGGATGGGGGCAAGGAGTTCTGAAGTTTATTTGGCAAATTCTGCTGTGGTAGCAATCAGTGCTATTGAAGGAAAAATATCAGATCCCAGAAAATAA
- a CDS encoding M23 family metallopeptidase → MKLKTFIRLLILIAVIVGIYMIYNSSFFEGRPPTVEAYLFPNKNEHVKMPAQAYWNPDKNIEIHAGDESGIKNYKITAVTSDNVVVLDKDLEIVLGKPKEITFSLPKPEIKLPDGTKIHYKIAVTDWSNANFFSGNTTIKELDLTVDTQAPLVNIIANSYKISYGGSALLIFRVIDNSIQSIKVSNGENDFKVFPFVEEGVYAVILAWPVQNNFFNGTITVLDKAFNQKRVSIPLIKDMSVRYKYSNIKVKDNFLNGKLNELIDTVGERNPNDFKNNIEKFKYINETIRTSDEATIFKAATEVDYNKIYQPVDFVAFLPLKGSVVVGNFGDHRSYFLGKQKISKSLHLGLDIASTRNAPIIATNPGKVVLTDLLGVYGNTTIIYHGFGIASLYSHMSKFDLKLGEEVSAGTIIGLTGQTGWAFGDHLHLGILVQGYAVRDVEWMDPKWIKANITDVFMKAKNIIKAQSD, encoded by the coding sequence ATGAAATTAAAAACTTTTATTCGATTATTGATCTTAATAGCAGTAATTGTGGGTATTTATATGATTTACAATTCCAGCTTTTTTGAAGGGCGTCCTCCAACAGTAGAAGCTTATTTGTTTCCCAATAAGAATGAACATGTAAAAATGCCTGCCCAAGCTTATTGGAATCCTGATAAAAATATAGAAATCCATGCCGGTGATGAAAGCGGAATTAAAAACTATAAAATTACTGCTGTTACATCTGATAATGTTGTTGTGTTGGATAAAGATTTAGAAATAGTTTTGGGGAAACCTAAAGAAATCACTTTTTCTTTGCCAAAGCCTGAAATCAAACTTCCTGATGGGACAAAAATTCACTACAAAATTGCTGTTACGGATTGGAGCAATGCAAACTTTTTTAGTGGTAATACAACGATCAAGGAACTTGATTTGACTGTGGATACTCAAGCCCCTTTGGTCAATATTATTGCAAATTCTTATAAAATTAGTTATGGTGGGAGCGCCTTGCTTATATTTAGGGTGATTGATAATAGTATTCAATCCATAAAAGTTAGCAATGGAGAAAATGACTTTAAAGTATTTCCTTTTGTGGAAGAAGGGGTTTATGCGGTTATTTTGGCATGGCCTGTGCAAAATAATTTTTTTAATGGCACTATCACGGTTTTGGATAAGGCTTTTAATCAGAAGAGAGTATCTATCCCATTAATCAAAGATATGAGTGTCCGATACAAGTATTCAAATATAAAAGTCAAAGATAATTTTTTAAATGGTAAGTTAAATGAATTGATCGATACTGTTGGGGAACGTAACCCTAATGATTTTAAAAACAATATCGAAAAATTTAAATATATTAATGAAACAATACGCACTTCAGATGAGGCAACAATATTTAAAGCAGCTACAGAGGTTGATTATAATAAAATCTACCAACCTGTTGATTTTGTCGCATTCTTGCCATTGAAAGGTAGCGTAGTAGTTGGAAATTTTGGTGATCACCGCAGTTATTTTTTAGGCAAACAAAAAATTAGCAAGTCTTTACATTTAGGTTTGGATATAGCAAGTACAAGGAATGCTCCTATCATAGCGACCAATCCGGGAAAAGTCGTTTTAACTGATTTATTAGGCGTATATGGGAATACCACGATTATTTATCATGGTTTTGGTATCGCTTCTTTATATTCTCATATGTCAAAATTTGATCTCAAACTTGGCGAAGAAGTGAGCGCAGGCACAATCATAGGACTTACAGGTCAGACAGGATGGGCTTTTGGAGATCATTTGCATTTAGGTATTTTGGTGCAAGGGTATGCAGTAAGAGATGTGGAGTGGATGGATCCCAAATGGATCAAAGCAAATATTACAGATGTTTTTATGAAAGCGAAAAATATTATTAAGGCGCAGAGTGATTAA
- the minC gene encoding septum site-determining protein MinC: MIKTRQKNIKAFELSGGKSSEYIDFITKNFVLLKDYLLIFKEPIEPEMSNLLQELQINYIFSQTQLRGRETQNSQELHPQVKTQIYQRNIRSGEEIESFGELVLLGNVNNGAKINSDKSISIFGKCDGVVICGGEYLILKSVYSGHIVFCGEILPQKIIEKINSNDLLKIITKNGDNISIKEIQ, from the coding sequence GTGATTAAGACAAGACAGAAAAATATTAAAGCATTTGAATTAAGTGGCGGAAAGTCATCAGAATATATTGACTTTATTACTAAAAATTTTGTTTTGCTTAAAGATTATTTGCTTATATTTAAGGAACCAATTGAGCCTGAGATGAGCAATTTGCTTCAAGAGCTTCAAATTAACTATATTTTTAGCCAAACCCAATTGCGAGGAAGAGAAACTCAAAATTCTCAAGAACTCCATCCACAGGTAAAAACTCAAATCTATCAAAGAAATATTCGTAGTGGTGAGGAAATTGAAAGTTTTGGGGAACTGGTCTTGCTTGGTAATGTTAATAATGGTGCAAAAATTAATTCGGATAAAAGTATTAGTATATTTGGAAAATGTGATGGTGTCGTTATATGTGGGGGTGAATACTTGATTTTGAAATCTGTTTATTCGGGTCATATTGTTTTTTGTGGAGAGATCTTACCTCAAAAGATAATAGAAAAAATAAATTCAAATGACTTGCTAAAAATTATTACAAAAAATGGCGATAATATATCCATAAAGGAAATTCAATGA
- the lpxC gene encoding UDP-3-O-acyl-N-acetylglucosamine deacetylase has product MKQRTIAKTVELIGIGLHKGVPVKMTLEPLEANNGIVFYRSDKGVSIPMKPENIVDTTMATVLGRDGVRVSTIEHLLSAINAYGIDNLKISIDNEEIPIMDGSSIGYCMLLDEAKIIELDAPRKILQIKKPIEIRDGDKFVRVEPSDRTIFDFAIDFKHQAIKEQKYKFIFSKQAYKEEIARARTFGFLHEVNYLRSKGLAQGGNLSNCIVLDESGILNKEGLRYKEEFVRHKILDAIGDMAILGMPLMGSYISFAGSHKLNSLLTQKILSESNAYEILSIEEESSEKMLEFVKAVQ; this is encoded by the coding sequence ATGAAGCAAAGAACTATAGCAAAAACCGTTGAGCTTATTGGTATTGGTTTGCACAAAGGTGTGCCTGTAAAAATGACTCTAGAGCCTCTAGAGGCAAATAACGGTATTGTTTTTTATCGGAGTGATAAGGGTGTGAGCATCCCTATGAAACCTGAAAATATTGTGGATACAACCATGGCAACAGTACTGGGAAGAGATGGAGTGAGAGTATCTACAATTGAACATTTGCTTTCAGCTATCAATGCTTATGGGATTGATAATCTTAAAATCTCTATTGATAACGAAGAAATACCTATTATGGATGGGAGTTCAATAGGTTATTGCATGCTTTTAGATGAAGCAAAGATTATAGAATTAGATGCCCCACGAAAAATTCTTCAAATCAAAAAGCCTATAGAAATTCGTGATGGAGATAAATTTGTCCGAGTAGAGCCAAGTGATCGAACAATTTTTGATTTTGCTATTGATTTTAAACATCAAGCCATTAAAGAGCAAAAATATAAATTTATCTTTAGTAAGCAAGCTTACAAAGAAGAAATTGCACGCGCAAGGACATTTGGATTTTTGCACGAAGTCAATTATTTGCGTTCAAAAGGTTTAGCCCAAGGTGGAAATTTGAGTAATTGTATTGTGCTTGATGAGAGTGGGATACTTAACAAGGAAGGGTTAAGGTATAAAGAAGAATTTGTTCGTCATAAAATTTTAGATGCCATTGGAGATATGGCAATTTTAGGCATGCCTTTAATGGGGAGTTATATATCCTTTGCAGGGAGTCATAAATTGAATTCTTTATTGACACAAAAAATTCTATCTGAAAGCAATGCCTATGAAATTCTTAGCATTGAAGAAGAAAGCAGTGAAAAAATGCTTGAATTTGTAAAAGCAGTCCAATAA